Proteins encoded in a region of the Clostridium beijerinckii genome:
- a CDS encoding metallophosphoesterase produces MKILFLHLSDIHITDKANIEPKKIDGIISALEMIKNFDECVIICSGDLTNRSKVNEYKNIKRLLGSILHRIKESYLKDKFIKLLLVPGNHDADFEGITRTGIDIQKYYKDNKIQENIELEIKMFENFFDYSKTNRCFLSDKILDKSVQRFGNYKIQFNLINTALFSTLKPDDKQLHYFPKEKLSSLFKEENVDIAITVMHHSTEWFQWESKTQLENVLHNNSSIIFVGHDHDLKTDRINSGNKSETFICAGGIFNNNDITDACQFNAMILDTCLNAVDIYEFWWDEKNTLFDCNKLYEEEKLDMKNKKLVPNEKFLENFKQDEKRKIIRENDFTKYFVFPKMIVEHESEYVTTKEINNEDDFFKILYDKKSINIVGGDIYGKTTVLKNIYISLINKKIPLFFSVIDMDGNRIDKIVKRVFEDQYSDKNVEYVKYQQISKTEKVAIIDDFDLIKSDGRKKQLIDLFRTEFEYIIISTSKQVEVDVLNAVRNEINNKEKFYILKIDNFYLNKRSELIKKVCEATQQNSTENTINIDSIINKSIKNNIELFDLNPDFIIQYTQFILQNINYQDQKGEQFLNQVFIANITTSLIENTTNEKIDEMIILLEEIAYYMHFNKKELIGLDEVETIIKRFQKEFGGEVKPTELIDVACKAKIVKQPNGRFAIRFCNKNQLAFFIARSLNRRFNVFGTMEDIKSILKNICFGINDNVILFLSYITSNPQIIMFIHKYAEDLMSVWNEMDIDDGNIEFLSKVPDLGKVAPPKTGDKEKSDKREEKHEENIKGNQILECVNIYDYDESKIDEPQYKIIRAVKYTEMICKALPALSIILTNSNKEKLVQSIYEYPNKIIYNMLKPIDDKYDELIAELREFANLNNSTNENDEELTEEDINIILKNIALILVLSIYDRFAYLSTSKKSIPFLEKYNLSNSNYKLFSLLVKVNSNDIDEVIRKAEKVFDNSKNKDVRWMIRTIIKKELVNNIKIDQGKRQKLLNKYFSADEQKEFLIEQYKKINLK; encoded by the coding sequence ATGAAAATATTATTTTTACATTTAAGCGATATTCACATAACAGATAAAGCTAATATAGAGCCTAAAAAGATTGATGGAATAATTAGTGCGCTTGAGATGATTAAGAATTTTGATGAATGCGTTATTATTTGTTCAGGAGATTTAACAAATAGGAGCAAGGTGAATGAATATAAGAATATAAAGAGGTTGTTAGGAAGTATTTTACATAGAATAAAAGAGTCTTATTTAAAAGATAAATTTATAAAGTTGTTATTAGTACCTGGAAATCATGATGCTGATTTTGAAGGAATTACAAGGACAGGAATAGATATTCAAAAATACTATAAGGATAATAAAATTCAGGAAAATATAGAATTAGAAATAAAGATGTTTGAAAATTTTTTTGATTATTCAAAAACTAATAGATGTTTTTTGAGTGATAAGATATTAGATAAATCAGTACAAAGGTTTGGAAATTATAAAATACAATTTAATTTAATAAATACTGCTTTATTTTCGACACTAAAACCTGATGATAAGCAATTACACTATTTTCCGAAAGAAAAATTAAGCTCTCTTTTTAAGGAAGAAAATGTAGATATAGCAATAACAGTTATGCATCATAGTACAGAATGGTTTCAATGGGAAAGTAAAACGCAATTAGAGAATGTACTACACAATAACTCATCAATTATATTTGTTGGACATGATCATGATTTGAAAACAGATAGGATAAATTCTGGAAATAAAAGTGAGACATTTATTTGTGCAGGTGGAATATTTAATAATAATGATATTACTGATGCATGCCAATTTAATGCGATGATTCTTGATACGTGCTTAAATGCTGTTGATATTTATGAATTTTGGTGGGATGAGAAAAATACTTTGTTTGATTGTAATAAATTGTACGAAGAAGAAAAACTTGATATGAAGAATAAGAAGCTAGTTCCAAATGAGAAGTTTTTAGAAAATTTTAAACAAGATGAGAAAAGAAAGATAATAAGAGAAAATGATTTTACAAAATATTTTGTGTTTCCTAAAATGATTGTTGAGCATGAAAGTGAATATGTAACTACAAAGGAAATAAATAATGAGGATGACTTCTTTAAAATACTATATGACAAAAAGAGCATTAATATTGTAGGTGGAGATATTTATGGAAAAACTACTGTATTAAAGAATATTTACATATCATTAATTAATAAAAAAATACCATTATTCTTTTCGGTTATTGATATGGATGGAAATAGAATTGATAAGATTGTTAAAAGAGTTTTTGAAGATCAATATAGTGATAAAAATGTTGAATATGTTAAATATCAGCAAATAAGTAAAACTGAAAAAGTTGCTATTATAGATGATTTTGATTTAATAAAAAGTGATGGGAGAAAAAAACAATTAATTGATTTGTTTAGAACAGAATTTGAATATATAATAATATCAACGTCAAAACAAGTAGAAGTTGATGTTTTAAATGCTGTTCGTAATGAGATTAATAATAAAGAAAAGTTTTACATATTAAAAATAGATAATTTTTATTTAAATAAGAGATCTGAATTAATTAAAAAAGTCTGTGAAGCAACGCAACAAAATAGTACTGAAAATACAATCAATATTGATAGTATTATTAATAAAAGTATAAAAAATAATATAGAATTATTCGATTTAAATCCTGATTTTATAATTCAGTATACACAATTTATTTTACAAAATATAAATTATCAAGATCAGAAAGGAGAACAGTTTTTAAATCAAGTATTTATAGCCAATATTACTACATCTTTAATAGAAAATACAACTAATGAAAAAATTGATGAAATGATTATACTTCTTGAAGAAATTGCATATTATATGCATTTTAATAAAAAAGAATTAATAGGTTTAGATGAAGTAGAAACTATTATAAAAAGATTTCAAAAAGAATTTGGAGGAGAGGTAAAACCAACTGAGTTAATTGATGTTGCTTGTAAGGCAAAAATAGTAAAACAACCTAATGGACGTTTTGCAATTAGATTCTGTAACAAAAATCAACTCGCATTTTTTATTGCACGTTCTTTAAATAGAAGATTTAATGTATTTGGAACAATGGAAGATATTAAAAGTATTTTAAAGAATATTTGTTTTGGTATAAATGATAATGTGATATTATTTTTATCTTATATAACTAGTAATCCACAGATTATTATGTTCATTCATAAATATGCAGAAGATTTAATGAGTGTCTGGAATGAAATGGATATAGATGATGGAAATATTGAATTTTTATCTAAAGTACCGGATTTAGGGAAAGTAGCTCCTCCTAAAACTGGAGATAAAGAAAAAAGTGATAAAAGAGAAGAAAAACATGAAGAAAATATAAAAGGAAATCAAATATTAGAATGTGTAAATATATATGATTATGATGAAAGTAAAATAGATGAACCACAATATAAAATCATACGTGCAGTAAAGTATACAGAAATGATCTGCAAAGCATTGCCAGCATTGTCTATAATTTTAACAAATAGTAATAAAGAGAAACTAGTACAGAGTATATATGAATATCCTAACAAAATAATATATAATATGTTAAAACCAATAGACGATAAATATGATGAACTAATAGCAGAATTAAGGGAGTTTGCAAATTTAAATAATTCAACAAATGAAAATGATGAGGAATTAACAGAAGAAGATATAAACATTATCCTAAAAAATATTGCACTTATTTTAGTTTTAAGTATATATGATAGGTTTGCATATCTTTCAACTAGTAAAAAAAGCATTCCATTTCTTGAAAAATATAATTTATCTAATTCAAATTATAAATTATTTAGTCTTTTAGTTAAAGTAAATAGCAATGACATAGACGAAGTTATTAGAAAAGCAGAAAAGGTATTTGATAATAGTAAAAACAAAGATGTGAGATGGATGATTAGAACAATTATCAAAAAGGAATTGGTAAATAATATAAAAATTGATCAAGGAAAAAGACAAAAATTACTTAACAAGTATTTTTCAGCTGATGAACAAAAAGAATTTTTAATTGAGCAATATAAAAAAATTAATTTAAAATAA